In the genome of Bradysia coprophila strain Holo2 unplaced genomic scaffold, BU_Bcop_v1 contig_232, whole genome shotgun sequence, one region contains:
- the LOC119075778 gene encoding autophagy-related protein 9A isoform X1, with translation MANPDVRYSSVTNESNPFTRQHAEATIQDDELGMDSDNDDAPHNSGILLHVVPDTSKSRWNHIEDLDSFFTRMYNYHQKHGFYVMMLQEILELGQFVFVVVFVTYLIHGVNYPYLFREVPLAHNKTKVTLDDVMYPVGECISSITATSWIILFIAMLFWQFRTIKVIYHALQYYDIKKFYNSALKIDDSEIDNLTWHEVQQKIREVQSEQQMCIHKAQLTELDIYHRILRFKNYMVALMNKNLLPSKICPPIIGESVCFSRGLRYNIEMILFRGPWAPFENNWHLKEEFKRSNKRNELAQKLSRQIFWVAFGNLLLSPLVFLWSLMVFFFSYADLIKREPGTLGTRCWSQYGMLYMRHFNELDHELHARLNRAYRPAVKYMSSFSSPIMAVIAKNIIFMGGGPLAILMLLAIYDEDVVQVERVLMLMTLLGISVIFARIFIPDENMIWCPEQLMTAVLAHTHYLPVTWRGQAHTSQVRDQFGHFFQFRAMYLLNELLSPLTTPFILMFYLRPRSLDIVDFFRNFTVSVIGVGDVCSFAQMDVRKHGNRDWQPTHSTEVEMPEVLTPLCETNQYTQGEFGKTELSLVHFTLTNPGWKMPNEAKQFVHSIKRHAMHDIDRTRIGTNTAMEQSLFSVGSMGREYSSIVQSIMQAQKLLGPNQMVFSGLQSHYGDNRNPFSPTTNLPTDPIDLSSHRSYHLANINEDDAEPPNARPANYERTTQSVLGASMGMSMIGGMSRREGPPQASQDGLLYSICGGGHVDNTVAPEFTATDMCLSTLYLHELHHRQIKRRTGTVRSEHGQSWQQPHQTASMGMLSTDIVGFNQPGTSSSVAVERTPLLAPKKS, from the exons ATGGCAAATCCCGATGTTAGATACAGCTCGGTAACGAACGAAAGCAATCCATTCACCAGACAGCATGCGGAAGCAACGATTCAGGATGACGAACTGGGCATGGACAGCGACAATGACGATGCTCCGCATAATAGTGGCATTTTGCTTCATGTCGTGCCGGACACTAGTAAAT CTCGATGGAATCACATCGAAGATTTGGACTCGTTTTTCACGCGCATGTACAACTACCATCAGAAGCACGGTTTCTATGTGATGATGCTGCAAGAGATTCTCGAACTGGGACAATTCGTTTTTGTCGTTGTGTTCGTCACGTATCTCATCCACGGCGTCAACTATCCGTATTTGTTCCG CGAAGTCCCATTAGCGCATAACAAGACCAAAGTCACTCTTGACGATGTCATGTATCCGGTTGGCGAATGTATATCGTCGATAACGGCAACGTCATGGATCATACTGTTCATAGCGATGCTGTTCTGGCAATTTCGGACGATCAAAGTGATTTATCATGCGCTGCAATACTACGACATCAAAAAGTTTTACAACTCGGCGCTGAAAATTGACGAT TCGGAGATCGACAATTTGACTTGGCACGAGGTGCAACAGAAAATCCGCGAAGTGCAATCCGAACAGCAAATGTGCATTCACAAGGCACAGTTGACCGAATTGGACATTTATCACAGAATTTTGCG ATTCAAAAACTACATGGTCGCACTGATGAACAAAAATCTGCTGCCATCGAAAATCTGTCCACCCATCATCGGCGAATCGGTGTGCTTTAGTCGTGGCCTACGCTACAACatcgaaatgattttgttcCGTGGTCCGTGGGCGCCATTCGAAAACAATTGGCATTTGAAGGAGGAGTTCAAGCGATCGAACAAGCGCAACGAATTGGCACAGAAATTGTCACGACAGATCTTTTGGGTGGCATTCGGCAATTTACTGCTGTCACCATTGGTGTTCCTGTGGTCGTTGATGGTTTTCTTCTTCAGTTATGCGGAT TTGATCAAAAGAGAACCGGGCACGTTAGGGACGAGATGCTGGTCGCAATACGGCATGTTGTACATGCGACACTTCAACGAATTAGATCACGAATTACATGCAAGACTGAATAGAGCCTATCGACCCGCCGTGAAATACATGAGTTCATTCTCGTCCCCAATAATGGCCGTGATCGCCAA gaacataatttttatggGTGGCGGACCTCTGGCAATTTTAATGCTGCTGGCCATCTACGACGAGGATGTTGTACAGGTCGAACGTGTGTTAATGTTGATGACATTGCTCGGAATCTCGGTTATATTCGCcag AATCTTTATTCCCGACGAGAATATGATCTGGTGTCCGGAACAGCTGATGACCGCCGTGTTGGCACACACACATTATCTTCCCGTCACGTGGCGAGGACAAGCACACACGAGTCAGGTACGCGAccaatttggtcactttttcCAGTTCCGTGCCATGTACTTACTCAACGAGCTGCTTAGTCCGCTAACGACACCATTCATATTGATGTTTTACCTGCGGCCACGATCGCTCGACATCGTGGATTTCTTCCGGAATTTTACCGTATCGGTAATCGGCGTCGGAGATGTGTGCTCGTTTGCTCAA ATGGACGTTCGAAAGCACGGAAACAGAGACTGGCAGCCGACGCACAGTACGGAAGTCGAAATGCCGGAAGTGTTGACACCGCTGTGTGAAACGAATCAGTACACCCAAGGCGAATTTGGCAAAACTGAACTG TCACTGGTCCATTTCACACTAACCAATCCCGGTTGGAAGATGCCGAACGAGGCTAAACAATTTGTGCACAGCATCAAACGGCATGCTATGCATGACATTGATCGCACTAGAATCGGAACGAATACAGCAATGGAACAGAGTCTGTTTTCCGTCGGAAGTATGGGAAGAGAG TACTCGTCGATCGTCCAGTCAATAATGCAAGCCCAGAAACTGCTCGGTCCGAATCAAATGGTCTTTTCCGGTCTACAATCGCACTACGGCGACAATCGCAATCCGTTTTCACCGACAACCAATCTACCGACGGATCCCATTGATCTGTCGTCGCATCGCAGCTACCATTTGGCTAACATCAATGAAGACGATGCCGAACCGCCGAATGCTCGTCCGGCCAATTACGAACGAACCACACAGAGTGTACTCGGCGCAAGCATGGGCATGAGTATGATCGGTGGTATGAGTCGACGTGAAGGACCGCCGCAAGCATCACAAGACGGTTTGTTGTACAGCATTTGCGGTGGTGGTCATGTCGACAATACCGTCGCACCGGAATTCACCGCAACGGATATGTGCTTGAGCACGCTGTATTTGCACGAATTGCACCACAGACAGATCAAGCGTCGAACGGGTACGGTTCGATCGGAGCATGGCCAATCGTGGCAACAGCCGCATCAGACCGCTTCGATGGGTATGTTGTCGACGGATATCGTGGGTTTCAATCAACCGGGCACATCGTCATCGGTGGCTGTTGAACGGACACCACTTTTGGCACCAAAGAAATCATAG
- the LOC119075805 gene encoding protein PIF-like yields the protein MCILGIQDTGNFFGRKTGKSVNDHRSRNDQQSGNDKKSGKDQRSRNDQQSGNDKKSGTDQRSRNDQRSRNDQQSGNDQQSGNDKKSGNDQKSGNDQKSGNDQRSRNDQQSGNDKKSGTDQRSRNDQRSRNDQQSGNDQQSGNDQQSGNDQRSRNDKKSENDQQSGNDQQSGNDQRSRNDQQSGNDKKSGKDQRSRNDQRSRNDQRSRNDQRSRNGQQSRNDQQSGNDQQSGNDQRSRNDQKSGNDQRSKNDEQSGNDKKSGNDQRSRNDQQSGDDKKSGKEQGSRNDQRSGNDKKSGNDKKSGNDQQ from the coding sequence ATGTGTATCCTTGGCATCCAGGACACCGGGAATTTTTTTGGCCGAAAGACTGGGAAGTCGGTTAATGACCATAGATCGAGAAATGACCAGCAGTCGGGAAATGACAAGAAATCTGGAAAAGACCAGAGATCGAGAAATGACCAGCAGTCGGGAAATGACAAGAAATCTGGAACAGACCAGAGATCGAGAAATGACCAGAGATCGAGAAATGACCAGCAGTCGGGAAATGACCAGCAGTCGGGAAATGACAAGAAATCTGGAAATGACCAGAAATCTGGAAATGACCAGAAATCTGGAAATGACCAGAGATCGAGAAATGACCAGCAGTCGGGAAATGACAAGAAATCTGGAACAGACCAGAGATCGAGAAATGACCAGAGATCGAGAAATGACCAGCAGTCGGGAAATGACCAGCAGTCGGGAAATGATCAGCAGTCGGGAAATGACCAGAGATCGAGAAATGACAAGAAATCTGAAAATGACCAGCAGTCGGGAAATGACCAGCAGTCGGGAAATGACCAGAGATCAAGAAATGACCAGCAGTCGGGAAATGACAAGAAATCTGGAAAAGACCAGAGATCGAGAAATGACCAGAGATCGAGAAATGACCAGAGATCGAGAAATGACCAGAGATCGAGAAATGGCCAGCAGTCGAGAAATGACCAGCAGTCTGGAAATGATCAGCAGTCGGGAAATGACCAGAGATCGAGAAATGACCAGAAGTCGGGAAATGACCAGAGATCGAAAAATGACGAGCAGTCGGGAAATGACAAGAAATCTGGAAATGACCAGAGATCGAGAAATGACCAGCAGTCGGGAGATGACAAGAAATCAGGAAAAGAGCAGGGATCGAGAAATGACCAGAGATCGGGAAATGACAAGAAATCTGGAAATGACAAGAAATCTGGAAATGACCAGCAGTAG
- the LOC119075778 gene encoding autophagy-related protein 9A isoform X2 has protein sequence MYNYHQKHGFYVMMLQEILELGQFVFVVVFVTYLIHGVNYPYLFREVPLAHNKTKVTLDDVMYPVGECISSITATSWIILFIAMLFWQFRTIKVIYHALQYYDIKKFYNSALKIDDSEIDNLTWHEVQQKIREVQSEQQMCIHKAQLTELDIYHRILRFKNYMVALMNKNLLPSKICPPIIGESVCFSRGLRYNIEMILFRGPWAPFENNWHLKEEFKRSNKRNELAQKLSRQIFWVAFGNLLLSPLVFLWSLMVFFFSYADLIKREPGTLGTRCWSQYGMLYMRHFNELDHELHARLNRAYRPAVKYMSSFSSPIMAVIAKNIIFMGGGPLAILMLLAIYDEDVVQVERVLMLMTLLGISVIFARIFIPDENMIWCPEQLMTAVLAHTHYLPVTWRGQAHTSQVRDQFGHFFQFRAMYLLNELLSPLTTPFILMFYLRPRSLDIVDFFRNFTVSVIGVGDVCSFAQMDVRKHGNRDWQPTHSTEVEMPEVLTPLCETNQYTQGEFGKTELSLVHFTLTNPGWKMPNEAKQFVHSIKRHAMHDIDRTRIGTNTAMEQSLFSVGSMGREYSSIVQSIMQAQKLLGPNQMVFSGLQSHYGDNRNPFSPTTNLPTDPIDLSSHRSYHLANINEDDAEPPNARPANYERTTQSVLGASMGMSMIGGMSRREGPPQASQDGLLYSICGGGHVDNTVAPEFTATDMCLSTLYLHELHHRQIKRRTGTVRSEHGQSWQQPHQTASMGMLSTDIVGFNQPGTSSSVAVERTPLLAPKKS, from the exons ATGTACAACTACCATCAGAAGCACGGTTTCTATGTGATGATGCTGCAAGAGATTCTCGAACTGGGACAATTCGTTTTTGTCGTTGTGTTCGTCACGTATCTCATCCACGGCGTCAACTATCCGTATTTGTTCCG CGAAGTCCCATTAGCGCATAACAAGACCAAAGTCACTCTTGACGATGTCATGTATCCGGTTGGCGAATGTATATCGTCGATAACGGCAACGTCATGGATCATACTGTTCATAGCGATGCTGTTCTGGCAATTTCGGACGATCAAAGTGATTTATCATGCGCTGCAATACTACGACATCAAAAAGTTTTACAACTCGGCGCTGAAAATTGACGAT TCGGAGATCGACAATTTGACTTGGCACGAGGTGCAACAGAAAATCCGCGAAGTGCAATCCGAACAGCAAATGTGCATTCACAAGGCACAGTTGACCGAATTGGACATTTATCACAGAATTTTGCG ATTCAAAAACTACATGGTCGCACTGATGAACAAAAATCTGCTGCCATCGAAAATCTGTCCACCCATCATCGGCGAATCGGTGTGCTTTAGTCGTGGCCTACGCTACAACatcgaaatgattttgttcCGTGGTCCGTGGGCGCCATTCGAAAACAATTGGCATTTGAAGGAGGAGTTCAAGCGATCGAACAAGCGCAACGAATTGGCACAGAAATTGTCACGACAGATCTTTTGGGTGGCATTCGGCAATTTACTGCTGTCACCATTGGTGTTCCTGTGGTCGTTGATGGTTTTCTTCTTCAGTTATGCGGAT TTGATCAAAAGAGAACCGGGCACGTTAGGGACGAGATGCTGGTCGCAATACGGCATGTTGTACATGCGACACTTCAACGAATTAGATCACGAATTACATGCAAGACTGAATAGAGCCTATCGACCCGCCGTGAAATACATGAGTTCATTCTCGTCCCCAATAATGGCCGTGATCGCCAA gaacataatttttatggGTGGCGGACCTCTGGCAATTTTAATGCTGCTGGCCATCTACGACGAGGATGTTGTACAGGTCGAACGTGTGTTAATGTTGATGACATTGCTCGGAATCTCGGTTATATTCGCcag AATCTTTATTCCCGACGAGAATATGATCTGGTGTCCGGAACAGCTGATGACCGCCGTGTTGGCACACACACATTATCTTCCCGTCACGTGGCGAGGACAAGCACACACGAGTCAGGTACGCGAccaatttggtcactttttcCAGTTCCGTGCCATGTACTTACTCAACGAGCTGCTTAGTCCGCTAACGACACCATTCATATTGATGTTTTACCTGCGGCCACGATCGCTCGACATCGTGGATTTCTTCCGGAATTTTACCGTATCGGTAATCGGCGTCGGAGATGTGTGCTCGTTTGCTCAA ATGGACGTTCGAAAGCACGGAAACAGAGACTGGCAGCCGACGCACAGTACGGAAGTCGAAATGCCGGAAGTGTTGACACCGCTGTGTGAAACGAATCAGTACACCCAAGGCGAATTTGGCAAAACTGAACTG TCACTGGTCCATTTCACACTAACCAATCCCGGTTGGAAGATGCCGAACGAGGCTAAACAATTTGTGCACAGCATCAAACGGCATGCTATGCATGACATTGATCGCACTAGAATCGGAACGAATACAGCAATGGAACAGAGTCTGTTTTCCGTCGGAAGTATGGGAAGAGAG TACTCGTCGATCGTCCAGTCAATAATGCAAGCCCAGAAACTGCTCGGTCCGAATCAAATGGTCTTTTCCGGTCTACAATCGCACTACGGCGACAATCGCAATCCGTTTTCACCGACAACCAATCTACCGACGGATCCCATTGATCTGTCGTCGCATCGCAGCTACCATTTGGCTAACATCAATGAAGACGATGCCGAACCGCCGAATGCTCGTCCGGCCAATTACGAACGAACCACACAGAGTGTACTCGGCGCAAGCATGGGCATGAGTATGATCGGTGGTATGAGTCGACGTGAAGGACCGCCGCAAGCATCACAAGACGGTTTGTTGTACAGCATTTGCGGTGGTGGTCATGTCGACAATACCGTCGCACCGGAATTCACCGCAACGGATATGTGCTTGAGCACGCTGTATTTGCACGAATTGCACCACAGACAGATCAAGCGTCGAACGGGTACGGTTCGATCGGAGCATGGCCAATCGTGGCAACAGCCGCATCAGACCGCTTCGATGGGTATGTTGTCGACGGATATCGTGGGTTTCAATCAACCGGGCACATCGTCATCGGTGGCTGTTGAACGGACACCACTTTTGGCACCAAAGAAATCATAG
- the LOC119075798 gene encoding putative gustatory receptor 2a — protein sequence MKALYDELRKYIFFFQLFALCPVGSNEFQTYILGLYSLFHFVVLVALTIVAMFYSKVINDNNSISGMVAGLVFLAEIATHLIIILQAFVSRMDLKALLSELSDIDQIFQVQLRSPMDYKSLKRKYLFKFTVILLISKGLLLSLLIFLAFSPSKSASLFWFHLSYSIAVVNMRCIQNIFFVDLVRERLDFVNERLSEIAQRTSKKSKLILYVDTYDHRKQSKKPSPAHEEFNEMLALKQIYGMIWNASILLNNCFGWSVLAIVTRSFIGFTSHGYWLFLGFEDLIDSEIIVHSAIIFSLIALLLSVMCSSCYNCTGCAEDTGGLLNKIEKRDNNESLNFLVREFSLQILHEPIVLSANGFFTVNLDLLGSVC from the exons ATGAAAGCGTTATACGACGAACTTCggaaatacattttcttctttcaattaTTCGCCTTATGTCCAGTCGGTTCCAATGAATTCCAAACTTACATTCTCGGTCTCTATTCACTATTCCACTTTGTGGTTCTGGTTGCCCTGACTATCGTGGCCATGTTTTACAGTAAAGTCATTAACGACAACAATTCCATATCGGGAATGGTAGCCGGTCTGGTGTTTCTAGCCGAAATAGCGACCCACCTGATCATCATTCTCCAGGCTTTTGTGTCTCGTATGGATTTGAAAGCGTTACTGTCGGAACTGAGTgacatcgatcaaatttttcaagttCAACTTCGCAGTCCCATGGACTACAAGTCGCTTAAGCGGaaatatttgttcaaatttacCGTCATCCTGTTGATAAGCAAAGGACTGCTGCTGTCTCTACTCATTTTTCTTGCGTTCAGTCCAAGCAAGTCGGCGTCGCTTTTCTGGTTCCACTTATCATATTCCATCGCGGTCGTGAACATGCGTTGCATTCAAAACATATTCTTCGTCGATCTTGTACGCGAGCGGCTAGACTTTGTGAACGAACGACTGAGCGAAATAGCGCAACGAACGTCcaagaaatcgaaattgatccTGTACGTTGACACCTACGACCATCGAAAGCAATCGAAGAAACCAAGTCCTGCGCATGAGGAGTTCAACGAAATGCTGGCTCTGAAACAGATCTACGGAATGATTTGGAACGCCAGTATACTGCTGAATAATTGCTTCGGATGGTCGGTTCTGGCAATTGTAACCAGATCGTTCATTGGATTCACCAGCCATGGATACTGGCTGTTCTTGGGCTTCGAGGATCTTATTGACTCCGAGATTATCGTGCATTCGGCCATCATTTTCTCGTTAATTGCGCTGCTACTATCAGTGATGTGCTCGTCCTGCTACAATTGTACCGGTTGT GCCGAGGACACCGGTGgattgttaaataaaatcgagaaacgagacaacaacgaGTCATTGAACTTTCTGGTCAGAGAGTTCTCGCTGCAGATACTGCACGAACCCATTGTGCTGTCAGCAAATGGATTCTTTACCGTCAATCTGGACTTACTGGGATCGGTATGTTGA